One window from the genome of Betaproteobacteria bacterium encodes:
- a CDS encoding VCBS repeat-containing protein produces MNGATLVSDSFYATIDPSWKIQGVADFNGDGHPDIVWRNTANGACYVWYTVNGVFTGTDAFLFSLPPEWVIQGVADFNQDGKPDFLMRNVNSGNAFAWFFNDNLPIGDQFLFNIDPSWKVEAVGDIDLDGQPDLLFRSMTSGLSFAWYTQYAGSVLSLGASSPMVYSIDPVWEVVQLADWNGDGKPDLLFHNSATGLVFVWYLDGVTLGASDYVIQIDPSWEIVPRR; encoded by the coding sequence ATGAACGGTGCGACCCTCGTCTCGGATTCCTTCTACGCGACCATCGACCCCAGCTGGAAGATCCAGGGCGTGGCCGACTTCAACGGCGACGGCCACCCCGACATCGTCTGGCGCAACACCGCCAACGGCGCCTGCTACGTCTGGTACACCGTCAACGGGGTCTTCACCGGGACCGATGCCTTCCTCTTCAGCTTGCCGCCCGAGTGGGTGATCCAGGGGGTCGCGGACTTCAACCAGGATGGCAAGCCCGACTTCCTGATGCGCAACGTGAACAGCGGCAACGCCTTCGCCTGGTTCTTCAACGACAACCTGCCCATCGGCGACCAATTCCTGTTCAACATCGACCCGAGCTGGAAGGTCGAGGCGGTGGGCGACATCGACCTGGACGGGCAGCCGGACCTGCTCTTCCGAAGCATGACGTCGGGGCTCTCCTTCGCCTGGTACACGCAGTACGCAGGCAGCGTGCTGAGCTTGGGGGCCTCGAGCCCGATGGTCTACTCCATCGACCCGGTGTGGGAGGTGGTGCAGCTCGCGGACTGGAACGGGGATGGGAAGCCCGATCTCCTCTTCCACAACTCGGCAACGGGCCTCGTGTTCGTGTGGTACCTCGACGGCGTCACGCTCGGCGCGTCCGACTACGTGATCCAGATCGACCCGAGCTGGGAGATCGTGCCGAGGCGCTGA
- a CDS encoding AAA family ATPase: MSKRQDEKAARTWSIRLLGDPTLVDPDGIHHALEHRAAALFALVAIEPGIQRRRVASLLWPDSDDSRARQALRQQLLRIKKLAGEELVQGDAAMRLSTNLATDLRRGTSGGHFLGAHDYGDNEELGRWVRRQRDDRLHAATDKLARQLAEAEAAGDFDAGVRLAERLVAVADDAEEHYRSLMRMHYLRGDAARAQEAHERLRAMLEREFVAVPTPETDQLARSIRAARDDPGPRFPASAPPPSVLRPPRLVGRETEWSALESCWTEAGKAIVSGEGGMGKTRLVSDFVASRGNVVMVAARPGDALAPYSLLARLVRAMVARVPSPLPKGVRRELARLLPELGMAEPIRDEAGLTRLMRAVESVLDAALATGLAGIAIDDLHHADAASIEALQGPIAADRRLALILTCRAGESSAEARTHIESLVSSGTGRLVELPPLTEGQVEDLLESLDIPGFDGASLAARIARHTGGNPMFVLETVKAMLSRGADTTGEASLPVAGSVTAMIERRLGKLSAEAVKIARCAAVAGQDFSADLVARVLGARSLDLVDAWAELDSAHVLRDGSFAHDLIYEAALSSVPAAIARQLHGEIAAYLESAGTEPGRIAAHWAQARRPKEAGDAFARAATQARYGGRRIEEASLLAAAARCFEESRDPCARFEALLLRADSLMCNDLGDGAFAGVCLAESAAHNDDQRLRALLKKAEFLGNRSDAAAAVEMGRRGIEMANSAGRGDLAALFSLVVAGGLCDLRRVDEALQLLEPLQAWAEANLAPRARGEFCVQLGIAYDLANRLSEALRAFESARVIASEESCKDLLATSLSNLATTTSKRGELARAVEFGRQALQLWREAESLRGTPLQTQALLAHRLRDIGHYDEAIALFEESLAGFRSAGAKHWVFAAGHRLALAWSQLGQHARAQRLMADDPTGLPAKVQAIWLAHRAEIARVSGGDALVPIREALSLLGDGVDDGNNRLIGLMASAIVPPDEGESIATAVAAWAAARGRYGMAGAAHIRAAGCALAQGALDRAQPHVEAALHLFVDYQPDNFYRAESWWVAFRVFAAAGRPAEAGRMVAEGRDWIVGIARRHVHEEFRESFLHRNAINRALLIASPVHLASAGSSPPAIG, translated from the coding sequence ATGTCGAAGCGGCAGGACGAGAAGGCGGCCCGGACCTGGTCGATTCGGTTGCTCGGCGACCCCACGCTCGTCGATCCCGATGGCATTCATCACGCGCTCGAGCACCGCGCCGCCGCATTGTTCGCACTGGTGGCGATCGAACCCGGCATCCAGCGCCGCCGCGTGGCATCGCTGCTCTGGCCCGATTCCGACGATTCCCGGGCACGCCAGGCGCTCCGCCAGCAACTGCTGCGGATCAAGAAGCTCGCGGGCGAGGAACTCGTGCAAGGCGATGCAGCCATGCGACTATCCACGAACCTCGCCACCGATCTCCGGCGGGGCACCTCCGGCGGACACTTCCTTGGCGCCCACGACTACGGCGACAACGAGGAACTCGGCCGCTGGGTACGGCGCCAGCGCGACGACCGGCTCCACGCAGCCACTGACAAGCTCGCCCGGCAGCTCGCCGAGGCGGAGGCGGCCGGCGACTTCGACGCGGGCGTCAGGCTCGCCGAGCGGCTCGTCGCCGTCGCCGACGATGCCGAGGAGCACTACCGAAGCCTCATGCGAATGCACTACCTGCGCGGCGACGCCGCGAGGGCGCAGGAAGCCCACGAGAGGCTTCGCGCCATGCTCGAGCGCGAGTTCGTGGCAGTGCCCACGCCCGAGACCGATCAGCTCGCGCGCTCGATCCGCGCCGCACGCGACGATCCCGGGCCTCGATTCCCTGCGAGCGCACCGCCGCCTTCCGTGCTGCGCCCGCCGCGCCTCGTAGGCCGCGAGACGGAATGGTCCGCGCTCGAGTCATGCTGGACCGAGGCAGGCAAGGCGATCGTGTCGGGGGAAGGCGGCATGGGCAAGACGCGCCTTGTCTCGGACTTCGTGGCGAGCCGGGGAAACGTCGTCATGGTCGCCGCGCGCCCGGGCGACGCGCTGGCCCCCTATTCGCTTCTCGCACGCCTGGTACGCGCCATGGTCGCCCGCGTGCCCTCCCCGCTGCCCAAGGGCGTGCGCAGGGAGCTCGCGCGCCTGCTGCCGGAACTCGGAATGGCAGAGCCCATCCGGGACGAGGCGGGTCTCACGCGGCTCATGCGCGCGGTGGAGAGCGTGCTCGACGCCGCGCTCGCGACCGGTCTTGCGGGCATCGCGATCGACGACCTGCATCACGCGGATGCGGCGTCGATCGAGGCGCTGCAGGGACCTATCGCGGCCGATCGCCGGCTCGCGCTCATCCTGACCTGCCGGGCGGGCGAATCCAGCGCGGAAGCCAGGACGCACATCGAGTCGCTCGTCTCCTCCGGAACAGGTCGCCTCGTGGAACTCCCGCCGCTCACCGAAGGGCAAGTCGAGGACCTTCTCGAATCGCTGGATATCCCGGGATTCGATGGCGCCAGCCTTGCCGCACGCATCGCCCGTCACACGGGCGGCAATCCCATGTTCGTGCTGGAAACGGTCAAGGCGATGCTCTCGCGCGGGGCCGACACGACTGGCGAGGCATCCCTGCCAGTTGCGGGCAGCGTGACCGCGATGATCGAGCGGCGGCTGGGCAAGCTCTCCGCCGAGGCCGTGAAGATCGCCCGTTGCGCGGCGGTGGCGGGCCAGGACTTCTCCGCGGACCTCGTCGCGCGGGTTCTCGGCGCTCGCTCGCTCGACCTCGTGGATGCATGGGCCGAACTGGATTCCGCGCACGTCCTTCGCGACGGCTCCTTCGCCCACGACCTCATTTACGAAGCTGCGCTTTCCTCCGTGCCCGCGGCCATCGCGCGCCAATTGCACGGCGAGATCGCGGCGTACCTCGAGTCGGCTGGAACGGAGCCGGGCCGCATCGCCGCCCACTGGGCGCAGGCGAGACGCCCGAAGGAAGCAGGCGACGCCTTCGCGAGGGCGGCGACGCAGGCTCGCTACGGGGGACGGCGCATCGAGGAGGCCAGTCTCCTCGCCGCGGCGGCCCGGTGCTTCGAGGAGAGCAGGGATCCCTGCGCCCGCTTCGAGGCGCTGCTCCTGCGAGCCGACTCCTTGATGTGCAACGACCTGGGCGACGGGGCCTTCGCCGGCGTATGCCTGGCCGAGAGCGCGGCGCACAACGACGACCAGCGCCTGCGCGCCCTGCTCAAGAAAGCCGAGTTCCTCGGCAACCGGAGCGATGCCGCAGCAGCCGTGGAAATGGGACGCAGGGGCATCGAGATGGCGAATTCCGCCGGACGAGGCGACCTCGCGGCGCTCTTTTCGCTGGTGGTCGCCGGCGGATTGTGCGACCTGCGCCGCGTCGACGAAGCTCTTCAGCTGCTGGAGCCGCTCCAGGCGTGGGCGGAAGCGAACCTCGCGCCCCGCGCTCGCGGCGAGTTCTGCGTGCAGCTCGGGATCGCCTACGACCTGGCCAACCGGCTCTCCGAGGCGCTCCGGGCGTTCGAGTCCGCTCGCGTCATCGCCTCGGAGGAGAGCTGCAAGGATCTCCTGGCCACCTCGCTTTCCAACCTCGCCACCACGACCAGCAAGCGCGGGGAACTCGCGCGCGCCGTCGAATTCGGCAGGCAGGCGCTGCAACTGTGGCGCGAGGCGGAGTCGCTGCGGGGAACGCCGCTGCAAACGCAGGCCCTGCTCGCGCACCGCCTTCGGGACATCGGCCACTATGACGAGGCCATCGCTCTCTTCGAAGAGTCGCTCGCGGGCTTCCGAAGCGCCGGCGCCAAGCACTGGGTCTTCGCCGCGGGGCACCGGCTTGCGCTCGCCTGGTCGCAGCTCGGCCAGCACGCCCGGGCGCAGCGGTTGATGGCCGACGATCCCACCGGCCTGCCGGCCAAGGTGCAGGCGATCTGGCTCGCCCATCGTGCCGAGATCGCGCGCGTGTCCGGAGGCGACGCCCTGGTGCCGATCCGCGAAGCGCTCTCCCTGCTGGGTGACGGCGTGGACGACGGCAACAACCGGCTCATCGGCCTGATGGCCTCCGCGATCGTTCCGCCCGACGAAGGCGAATCGATCGCGACCGCGGTCGCCGCGTGGGCCGCCGCGCGGGGACGATACGGAATGGCAGGTGCTGCCCACATCCGGGCGGCCGGCTGCGCGCTCGCCCAGGGAGCGCTGGACCGCGCGCAGCCGCATGTCGAAGCCGCGCTTCACCTCTTCGTCGACTACCAGCCGGACAATTTCTACCGGGCCGAGTCGTGGTGGGTCGCCTTCCGCGTGTTCGCGGCCGCCGGGCGGCCTGCCGAGGCCGGCCGGATGGTCGCCGAAGGCCGCGACTGGATCGTGGGCATCGCCAGAAGGCATGTCCATGAGGAGTTCCGGGAGAGCTTCCTGCACCGAAACGCAATCAACCGCGCGCTCCTGATCGCGTCACCCGTTCACCTCGCCTCCGCAGGCTCTTCCCCGCCCGCCATCGGCTGA
- a CDS encoding VCBS repeat-containing protein has translation MRTLTTLPVAFALYLAATGTQASADPVDLSGPPAVTAVGCDVTKTWDAEYVREVLGTTESVVRRMQKRFSHTPFRICTGDPKEIARLAQRAQEERHRFDQPDKAIEFRRLSLIDDSGEVRPDGLSAALQQRDVIVRGNPGAGIAGDAGISSASWTSLGPTNVGGRIRAIAVHPTTTTRILVGSVSGGIWKSTNSGASFAVVNDFLANVAVSCLVHDPVTPNTMYACTGEGPFYDSIRGLGIFKSTDGGDTWSLMASTNPTLANDAANPDRSAFFYVNRLAIHPTTPATMLAATNRGVFRTTDGGANWAQVYGTGIVGCANGRRRAYDIQFDRANGNRAVLGESSYSDCTTTVGGSIAYSLDGGSSWTRVPLSGNGRVEIAQAPSSVSGGVTQTWYASNNNANGEIWRSTDGGQSWTLRSALAHLAGQGFYDNTIVVAPNDANKILVGGVSMYLSADGGVNLQRVCNVHVDHHALVPHPGYASNGLVYGGNDGGLYSFSGVGAATTAGTGLNNTCQGTITTTNLNNGLAITQFYGGAGGTVPVSRLAGGTQDNGSYVYNYGTATWTPVFGGDGAEGAVDHADSLYSYGATQYLGVHRSSNGGASAYSSVEICAGITDADCTFGANPNPTTNFISPLMLDPSNANRLYAGAASLWRTDNAKSSPPTWTAVKPPAGAYNYISHVAIAPSNSSVAWVGHNTGALYRTQNATAASPVWTEIPSPAARQVLRILIDKDDPTRVYVTFGGYTSPNVYLATNGLDATPAWTSKHGNLPQAPVRSLARHPSNALWLYAGTEVGVFTSQDGGTTWSATNDGPGTVSAEELFFLNANTLIASTHGRGMFQATVTPPASAPGAVQLDVATVSAAESGGPITVYVSRLGGSNGAASVNYATGTTGTGAGHATPGADFTATSGTLNWASGDSTVRSITIPIIADALVEGNETFTLALSGAAGATLGSPAVAIITIIDPDAFPVNCAIPAGWIVPVTANAGWSVASDQKFEGSCSLKSGAIGNGQKAQVQFTGNFTAGNITFRRKVSSENGWDFFRVYLDGVVRTPDCFEGVANCQGATVTGPTASGETDWSQPSAVLSFPVTAGSHTITFSYEKDASCCVAGSDAAWIDAVSLPLKPSNPAFPDFNADGKPDIIWSNTATGATYVWRMNGPALLSDSFYATIDPSWKIQGVADFNGDGHPDIVWRNTANGACYVWYTVNGVFTGQDAFLFSLPPEWVIQGVADFNADGKPDFLMRNVNSGNAFAWFFNDNVPIGDQFLFNIDPSWKVEAVGDIDLDGQPDLLFRSTTSGLSFAWYTQYSGGVLSLGGSSPMIYSIDPVWEVMQLADWNGDGKPDLLFRNSATGLVFIWYLDGVALGASDYVIQIDPSWEIVPRR, from the coding sequence ATGCGCACGCTCACGACCCTCCCTGTCGCGTTCGCCCTCTACCTTGCCGCCACCGGGACACAGGCCTCTGCGGATCCGGTGGACCTGTCCGGCCCGCCGGCGGTAACCGCCGTAGGCTGCGACGTCACGAAGACCTGGGATGCAGAATACGTCCGCGAGGTCCTCGGCACGACTGAGAGCGTCGTTCGCCGAATGCAGAAGCGCTTCTCACACACACCCTTCCGCATCTGCACCGGCGATCCGAAGGAGATCGCGCGCCTCGCCCAGCGCGCGCAGGAGGAGCGCCACCGCTTCGACCAGCCGGACAAGGCGATCGAGTTCAGGCGCCTTTCCCTCATCGACGATTCCGGCGAGGTGCGTCCCGACGGCCTGTCCGCGGCCCTCCAGCAGCGCGACGTGATCGTGCGCGGCAACCCGGGCGCGGGCATCGCGGGTGACGCCGGCATTTCATCGGCCTCGTGGACCTCGCTGGGCCCCACAAACGTCGGCGGGCGCATCCGGGCGATCGCGGTGCACCCCACCACCACCACGCGGATTCTCGTGGGCAGCGTCTCCGGCGGAATCTGGAAGTCCACCAACAGCGGCGCCTCGTTCGCGGTCGTGAACGACTTCCTCGCCAACGTCGCGGTGAGCTGCCTCGTGCACGACCCCGTGACCCCGAACACGATGTACGCCTGCACGGGCGAAGGCCCGTTCTATGACTCCATCCGCGGGCTGGGGATTTTCAAGTCCACAGACGGGGGCGACACCTGGAGCCTCATGGCGAGCACCAACCCGACGCTCGCGAACGACGCGGCGAATCCGGACCGCTCCGCCTTTTTCTACGTGAACCGCCTTGCGATCCATCCGACCACGCCCGCGACGATGCTTGCCGCGACCAATCGCGGTGTCTTCCGCACCACGGACGGCGGCGCCAACTGGGCGCAGGTCTACGGGACGGGCATCGTGGGCTGCGCCAACGGACGCCGCCGAGCCTACGACATCCAGTTCGACCGCGCCAACGGCAACCGCGCGGTGCTCGGCGAATCCAGCTACTCCGACTGCACGACCACGGTCGGCGGCTCGATCGCCTACTCGCTCGACGGGGGAAGCAGCTGGACGCGCGTGCCGCTGTCGGGCAACGGCCGCGTCGAGATCGCACAGGCGCCCAGCTCCGTGTCGGGTGGCGTCACGCAGACCTGGTACGCCTCGAACAACAACGCCAACGGCGAGATCTGGCGCTCCACCGATGGCGGGCAATCGTGGACTCTGCGATCCGCGCTCGCGCACCTCGCCGGGCAGGGCTTTTACGACAACACGATCGTGGTCGCGCCCAACGACGCCAACAAGATCCTCGTGGGCGGCGTGAGCATGTATCTCAGTGCCGATGGGGGCGTGAACCTGCAGCGCGTCTGCAACGTGCACGTGGACCACCATGCGCTCGTTCCTCATCCGGGCTACGCCTCGAACGGCCTGGTTTACGGGGGCAACGACGGCGGCCTGTATTCATTTTCTGGCGTGGGCGCGGCCACCACCGCGGGCACCGGGCTCAACAACACCTGCCAGGGCACGATCACCACCACCAACCTGAACAACGGCCTCGCCATCACGCAGTTCTACGGCGGGGCAGGCGGAACGGTGCCGGTTTCGCGGCTGGCGGGCGGCACGCAGGACAACGGCAGCTACGTGTACAACTACGGCACTGCCACCTGGACGCCGGTATTCGGCGGCGATGGCGCCGAGGGCGCCGTGGACCACGCCGACTCCCTTTATTCCTACGGGGCCACGCAGTACCTGGGCGTCCACCGCAGCAGCAACGGCGGCGCAAGCGCCTACAGCTCGGTGGAGATCTGCGCCGGAATCACCGATGCCGATTGCACCTTCGGGGCCAACCCCAACCCCACGACAAACTTCATCTCGCCGTTGATGCTCGATCCCTCGAACGCCAACCGGCTCTACGCGGGCGCGGCGAGCCTTTGGCGCACCGACAACGCGAAGTCCTCCCCGCCGACGTGGACTGCAGTGAAGCCCCCGGCCGGCGCATACAACTACATCAGCCACGTCGCCATCGCCCCCTCGAATTCCAGCGTGGCCTGGGTCGGGCACAACACCGGCGCGCTCTATCGCACGCAAAACGCAACCGCGGCCTCACCCGTTTGGACGGAGATTCCCTCCCCGGCGGCGCGGCAGGTGCTGCGCATCCTGATCGACAAGGACGACCCGACGCGCGTGTACGTGACCTTCGGGGGCTACACCTCGCCAAACGTCTATCTCGCCACCAACGGTCTCGACGCGACCCCCGCGTGGACATCGAAGCATGGCAACCTGCCGCAGGCGCCCGTGCGCTCGCTGGCGCGCCATCCGTCCAACGCCCTCTGGCTCTACGCCGGAACCGAAGTCGGCGTTTTCACCTCGCAGGACGGCGGCACGACCTGGAGCGCCACCAACGACGGTCCCGGTACCGTCTCCGCCGAGGAACTCTTCTTCCTGAACGCCAACACGCTCATCGCATCTACCCACGGCCGCGGCATGTTCCAGGCTACGGTCACCCCGCCTGCGTCGGCGCCCGGCGCCGTGCAGCTCGACGTCGCGACGGTGTCGGCTGCGGAGAGCGGTGGGCCGATCACCGTTTACGTCTCGCGCCTCGGGGGCTCCAATGGCGCCGCGAGCGTCAACTACGCAACGGGCACCACGGGCACCGGCGCGGGTCATGCGACGCCCGGCGCCGATTTCACGGCGACTTCGGGAACGCTCAACTGGGCCAGCGGCGATTCGACCGTGCGCAGCATCACGATTCCGATCATTGCCGACGCACTCGTCGAAGGCAATGAGACCTTCACGCTTGCGCTCTCGGGCGCAGCAGGGGCGACCCTGGGCTCGCCTGCCGTGGCGATCATCACGATCATCGACCCGGATGCCTTCCCGGTGAATTGCGCGATACCGGCCGGCTGGATCGTGCCGGTCACCGCGAACGCCGGCTGGAGCGTCGCGTCGGACCAGAAGTTCGAAGGCAGCTGCTCGCTCAAGTCCGGTGCCATCGGGAACGGCCAGAAGGCCCAGGTCCAGTTCACCGGGAACTTCACCGCCGGCAACATCACTTTCCGACGCAAGGTGTCGAGCGAGAACGGCTGGGACTTCTTCCGCGTCTACCTCGACGGCGTGGTGCGCACGCCCGATTGCTTCGAAGGTGTCGCCAATTGCCAGGGCGCAACCGTCACCGGTCCGACGGCCTCGGGCGAGACCGACTGGAGCCAGCCGTCCGCGGTTCTCTCCTTCCCGGTCACTGCCGGCAGCCACACCATTACGTTCAGCTACGAGAAGGACGCGTCCTGCTGCGTCGCCGGGTCCGACGCCGCGTGGATCGACGCCGTCTCGTTGCCACTGAAGCCATCGAACCCCGCCTTCCCGGACTTCAACGCCGACGGCAAGCCCGACATCATCTGGTCCAACACCGCTACGGGCGCAACCTACGTGTGGAGGATGAACGGGCCGGCACTCCTCTCGGATTCCTTCTACGCCACCATCGATCCGTCGTGGAAGATCCAGGGGGTTGCGGACTTCAATGGCGACGGACACCCGGACATCGTGTGGAGGAACACCGCCAACGGCGCCTGTTACGTCTGGTACACCGTGAATGGGGTGTTTACCGGCCAGGATGCCTTCCTCTTCAGCCTGCCCCCGGAGTGGGTGATCCAGGGCGTGGCGGACTTCAACGCCGACGGCAAGCCGGACTTCCTGATGAGGAACGTGAACTCGGGCAACGCCTTCGCCTGGTTCTTCAACGACAACGTGCCCATCGGCGACCAGTTCCTGTTCAACATCGACCCGAGCTGGAAAGTGGAAGCGGTGGGCGACATCGATCTCGACGGGCAGCCCGACCTCCTCTTCCGCAGCACGACCTCGGGGCTGTCCTTCGCGTGGTACACGCAGTACAGCGGCGGTGTCCTGAGCCTCGGGGGCTCCAGCCCGATGATCTACTCCATCGACCCGGTGTGGGAGGTGATGCAGCTGGCGGACTGGAACGGCGACGGCAAGCCCGACCTCCTCTTCCGAAACTCCGCTACCGGACTCGTCTTCATCTGGTACCTCGACGGCGTCGCACTCGGCGCATCCGACTACGTGATCCAGATCGATCCCTCCTGGGAGATCGTGCCAAGACGGTAG
- a CDS encoding radical SAM protein: MSVPTIEQRMEAAMRHQGEGRLAEADALYSAILAQDARQGNARHNLGIVRLGQGQFASALELLGESFAQDGGNRGWVQSLPVIGMTLYQQGRWEAAATWLERAVVAGVRDPQVVAARERCAPRDYLAPEVFDAQLGRVLRRHSPRESPTYVYAIDVVGTCNLRCPTCPVGNSPLGGRPRGFMEVDLFRRIIEKVTSECAAPRPEIFLFNWGEPLLHPRIGEILRIVHEAGLPSHLSTNLNIEGGFREVAKANPTNLKISLSGFTPETYERTHAKGDLTLVKSNLYRLRHDLEKYKATTRVWVGHHLYRGNAGQVDQVAAVCRELGFEHHPIAAFFQPLERLIEVVEGRGTAHPILDELLEHPRTYVPRIKASKSGSHDCELRFNQTAINFDGTVALCCSVYDEANMLGATFLDHSHAELEAMKYAHPFCRTCHSHGLHYAPGDASGDAPLS; encoded by the coding sequence TCGGTATCGTGCGTCTCGGCCAGGGGCAGTTTGCCTCCGCGCTCGAGCTGCTGGGCGAGTCGTTCGCGCAGGATGGCGGCAATCGCGGCTGGGTGCAGAGCCTTCCCGTCATCGGCATGACGCTCTACCAGCAGGGCCGGTGGGAAGCGGCGGCGACGTGGCTGGAACGGGCCGTGGTGGCGGGCGTCCGCGATCCGCAGGTGGTGGCGGCGCGCGAGCGCTGCGCGCCGCGTGACTACCTCGCTCCCGAAGTCTTCGATGCGCAGCTCGGGCGCGTGCTGCGCCGCCATTCGCCGCGCGAGTCGCCGACCTATGTGTACGCAATCGATGTCGTCGGCACCTGCAACCTGCGGTGCCCCACCTGCCCGGTGGGCAATTCTCCGCTGGGCGGGCGGCCCAGGGGCTTCATGGAGGTCGACCTCTTCCGCCGCATCATCGAGAAGGTGACGTCGGAATGCGCTGCCCCGCGCCCCGAGATCTTCCTCTTCAACTGGGGCGAGCCGCTGCTGCACCCGCGTATCGGAGAAATCCTGCGCATCGTGCACGAGGCCGGGCTGCCGAGCCACCTGTCCACCAACCTCAACATCGAGGGCGGATTCCGCGAAGTGGCGAAGGCCAATCCCACCAACCTCAAGATCTCGCTTTCTGGTTTCACGCCGGAGACTTACGAGCGCACCCACGCGAAAGGCGACCTCACGCTCGTGAAGTCCAATCTTTACCGCCTGCGCCACGACCTGGAGAAGTACAAGGCGACGACGCGAGTCTGGGTCGGTCACCACCTCTATCGCGGGAATGCGGGCCAGGTGGACCAGGTGGCGGCGGTGTGCCGGGAGCTGGGCTTCGAGCATCACCCCATCGCGGCATTCTTCCAGCCCTTGGAGCGCCTGATCGAGGTGGTGGAGGGCAGGGGCACGGCGCATCCCATCCTGGACGAGTTGCTCGAGCACCCGAGGACCTACGTGCCGCGCATCAAGGCGTCGAAGTCGGGTTCGCACGACTGCGAGCTGCGCTTCAACCAGACCGCCATCAACTTCGACGGCACGGTGGCGCTGTGCTGCAGCGTGTACGACGAAGCGAACATGCTCGGGGCGACGTTCCTCGATCACTCGCACGCCGAGCTCGAGGCCATGAAGTACGCGCACCCCTTCTGCAGGACCTGCCACTCGCACGGCCTGCACTACGCGCCGGGCGACGCGTCTGGCGACGCGCCGTTGTCCTGA